The following proteins come from a genomic window of Aspergillus luchuensis IFO 4308 DNA, chromosome 3, nearly complete sequence:
- a CDS encoding uncharacterized protein (COG:S;~EggNog:ENOG410PNGJ;~TransMembrane:4 (i25-48o78-99i111-135o155-174i)): MALLAKLTLLTILARLFILRRSQTLTVYLTIALTTIYYITILFIKIFICNPVSTFWTSPNNPHNPNCLSEGAVFLADAIMSVITDLAILLLPIGLMFPLRLGVVKKVKVGAMLGCGGLAVGFSIYRVVLVVGVGVGGLGDSQVYARILLSGNAEGGFGLICSCIPALHILVSRVKAKMRKGSRSSAIASGDGSGSGSGGKKRDRGVSSSGGTAAPIVITSSPEDVLHDPGGLLASCDDGDDVYDQNEEGEGRGEKKDSRDNREEGWV, from the exons TCGCAAAACTCACCCTCCTGACCATCCTCGCccgcctcttcatcctccggcGCTCCCAAACCCTAACCGTATACCTCACCATCGCCCTCACAACAATCTActacatcaccatcctcttcatcaagatcttcatctgcaACCCGGTTTCCACATTCTGGACGTCGCCCAACAACCCACACAACCCTAACTGTCTCTCCGAGGGGGCGGTGTTTCTCGCTGATGCGATCATGAGCGTTATCACAGACCTGGCGATCTTACTACTGCCCATCGGGTTGATGTTCCCGTTGCGATTAGGCGTGGTCAAGAAGGTGAAAGTGGGGGCTATGCTGGGGTGTGGCGGGTTGGCTGTGGGATTTAGTATTTATAGGgttgtgctggtggtgggcgTGGGcgtgggtgggttgggggatAGTCAGGTATACGCTAGAATACTTTTGTCGGG GAACGCGGAAGGAGGTTTCGGGCTCATTTGTAGCTGTATCCCCGCGCTGCATATCTTAGTCTCGAGggtgaaggcgaagatgaggaaggggtCAAGGTCTTCTGCTATTGCGTCTGGggatgggagtgggagtggaagtggtgggAAAAAGAGGGATAGGGGTGTTTCGAGTAGTGGGGGCACGGCGGCGCCGATTGTTATTACCAGTTCGCCGGAGGATGTGCTTCATGATCCTGGGGGGTTGCTTGCTTcgtgtgatgatggtgatgatgtataTGATCAGaatgaagaaggggaggggaggggtgagaagaaagacagcaGGGATAATAGGGAGGAAGGCTGGGTGTAA